Proteins from a genomic interval of Eriocheir sinensis breed Jianghai 21 chromosome 20, ASM2467909v1, whole genome shotgun sequence:
- the LOC127001401 gene encoding uncharacterized protein LOC127001401: MAQDPSVANTKSRMTNTSTIKRKRGPESEGCGVGGLQLLSSPAAKATRRPVLSGCLRLDVGEGNKVQGFVRGQPCTLQLDSGSSMSFVFHSQAEKLGLLTGAEEMVTANLSLWEGTDQVDLISLKEVFISLHGGLEIETDFLVLPKTLEESYDDPEVLILDVNLFRRGGLVQTFSEARAMKASSLYIRQPQQLRQRGRDKQEMEQVLTFTVRRQTQGPDLTVLIDTGSDGFYVSEKYLETMTRTESNATKVPKRVSIEIGGGRRLESEEVEVAPQDIVDFVMGEQLLYKYNAVVDYSNKTVTFTVDGEHLRLNLSLEGGAGAVRRTDEPDFTGGDFLCFLKSKDTSRMRQRERDNKTPRHDTVDVPKIHNSEVFCEFDFIGGVSMLSEDHGH; this comes from the exons ATGGCTCAAGACCCTTCCGTAGCTAACACAAAAAGCAGGAtgaccaacacctccaccatcaaGAGGAAGCGGGGACCAGAGAGTGAAGGCTGCGGGGTTGGGGGTCTTCAGCTGCTCTCATCCCCGGCAGCGAAGGCAACCAGGAGGCCCGTGCTGAGTGGCTGCCTTCGCCTGGACGTGGGGGAGGGAAACAAGGTGCAGGGCTTCGTCAGGGGCCAGCCGTGCACCCTCCAGCTAGACTCCGGATCAAGCATGAGTTTCGTCTTTCATAGCCAGGCGGAGAAGCTTGGTCTCCTGACGGGGGCGGAGGAGATGGTGACCGCTAACTTGAGTCTCTGGGAAGGCACGGACCAGGTGGATCTGATCAGCCTGAAGGAggttttcatttcccttcatggAGGTCTGGAGATCGAAACTGATTTCCTCGTTCTGCCGAAGACACTCGAGGAAAGCTATGATGACCCTGAGGTGTTAATCCTGGATGTTAATCTATTCCGTCGCGGTGGTTTGGTTCAGACGTTTTCAGAAGCGCGCGCCATGAAAGCCAGCAGCCTCTACATCCGCCAGCCGCAGCAGCTCCGACAGAGAGGCAGGGACAAGCAGGAAATGGAGCAGGTGTTAACTTTTACCGTCCGGCGTCAGACCCAAGGACCAGACCTCACCGTATTGATTGACACAGGCTCCGACGGCTTCTATGTGTCCGAGAAATACCTTGAGACCATGACAAGGACAGAATCAAACGCCACAAAGGTCCCGAAGAGGGTTTCCATTGAGATTGGCGGAGGGAGGCGTCTGGagagtgaggaggtggaggtcgCCCCGCAGGACATCGTGGACTTCGTGATGGGCGAGCAGCTGCTGTACAAATATAACGCCGTGGTGGACTACAGCAACAAGACCGTCACCTTCACTGTTGACGGGGAGCACCTGCGGCTTAACCTGAGCTTGGAAGGAGGTGCTGGTGCTGTAAGGAGGACTGACGAGCCTGATTTTACCGGTGGAGACTTTCTGTGCTTCCTAAAGTCCAAAGATACAAGTAGAATGCGGCAGAGGGAACGCGACAACAAAACTCCCAGGCATGATACAGTCGATGTTCCAAAGATCCACAACAGCGAG GTATTTTGCGAGTTTGATTTCATCGGTGGAGTTTCTATGCTTTCTGAAGACCACGGACATTAG